In Bacteroidota bacterium, one genomic interval encodes:
- a CDS encoding gamma carbonic anhydrase family protein, which translates to MPLILPVKGISPKFGNDCFIAENATLVGDVVCGDQCSFWFNAVVRGDVNSIRMGNKVNVQDGAVIHCTYEKTKVNIGNHVSIGHNALVHGCTLEDNVLVGMGAIVMDNAHVGSNTIIGAGAVVTEGMKCEANAVYAGVPAKKIKDISPELQKGEVDRIANNYVLYSSWFK; encoded by the coding sequence ATGCCATTAATACTCCCGGTAAAAGGTATCTCTCCCAAATTCGGAAACGATTGTTTCATTGCTGAAAATGCAACCCTTGTTGGCGATGTTGTCTGCGGCGATCAATGCAGTTTCTGGTTCAACGCTGTTGTGCGCGGCGATGTGAATTCCATTCGCATGGGAAATAAAGTAAATGTGCAGGATGGCGCGGTCATTCATTGCACTTACGAAAAAACAAAAGTGAATATCGGTAACCATGTTTCCATCGGGCACAACGCGCTCGTACACGGATGCACGCTGGAGGATAATGTACTCGTGGGCATGGGCGCGATCGTCATGGACAACGCGCACGTGGGAAGCAACACCATCATCGGCGCGGGAGCAGTAGTGACGGAAGGAATGAAATGCGAAGCGAATGCTGTTTACGCCGGAGTTCCCGCGAAAAAAATAAAAGATATTTCTCCCGAATTACAGAAAGGTGAAGTGGATAGGATCGCGAATAATTATGTGCTGTATTCGAGTTGGTTCAAATAG